The following proteins come from a genomic window of Nitrospirota bacterium:
- a CDS encoding alkaline phosphatase: MKKHFQTMVCVISIVILLALALPGISCAGTEVIKSSNYAKNIIFMVPDGMGLYNVTAARIFKNGPDGNPLYLETLPQIGYQRTHSRNSTVTDSAAAAAAWACGEKFNNNEISCHDNDGDKVCDTNGSPATILELAKQSGKATGLVATSTISHATPAVWAAHVHYRNCETEIARQYIEVTGVDVILGGGIGSNQAGKNCEQYLGQDKNAVISSAISRGYEYVINKSEMEAAVAARKNKILGLFTASGKTPETYRIDPIVYSWNEEEPTLPEMTAAALDILEEDKDGFFLMVEGSQIDWANHDNDITYQIGETLAFDESVGVVLDWINAEPSRKNHTLVIIVADHDCGGFAVNGPYGSLSNAGDIVEAGWTSGDHTAGDTIIWSQGPGSHYLGKALDNTDLFSIMKKVLR; this comes from the coding sequence ATGAAAAAACATTTTCAAACTATGGTGTGCGTGATATCGATCGTAATACTTTTAGCTCTTGCATTACCAGGAATTTCCTGTGCAGGAACAGAAGTTATAAAAAGCAGCAACTATGCTAAAAATATCATTTTCATGGTGCCGGATGGTATGGGACTCTATAATGTGACAGCGGCTCGCATATTCAAAAACGGGCCAGATGGTAATCCCCTCTATCTTGAAACTTTACCTCAGATTGGATATCAGAGAACTCATTCCAGAAACAGCACAGTGACCGATTCCGCCGCCGCGGCTGCTGCATGGGCATGTGGAGAAAAATTCAATAATAATGAAATCTCCTGTCATGACAATGACGGTGACAAGGTCTGTGATACTAATGGTTCACCAGCAACTATCCTTGAACTGGCAAAGCAGTCAGGAAAAGCTACAGGTTTGGTTGCTACCTCAACTATTTCTCATGCAACACCTGCAGTCTGGGCTGCGCATGTGCACTACAGGAATTGTGAAACAGAGATCGCCCGTCAGTATATTGAGGTCACAGGGGTTGATGTTATACTCGGCGGTGGCATAGGATCAAATCAGGCTGGCAAAAATTGTGAACAGTATTTAGGGCAGGATAAAAATGCTGTTATTTCATCCGCAATAAGCAGGGGGTATGAATATGTTATCAACAAATCAGAGATGGAAGCTGCGGTGGCAGCAAGGAAGAACAAAATACTCGGTCTTTTTACTGCCAGCGGAAAGACTCCTGAAACCTACAGGATCGACCCTATAGTCTATAGCTGGAATGAAGAGGAACCTACGCTTCCTGAAATGACAGCGGCTGCACTCGATATTCTTGAAGAAGACAAGGATGGTTTTTTCCTAATGGTCGAAGGCTCCCAGATAGACTGGGCAAACCACGATAACGATATTACCTATCAGATCGGGGAAACCCTCGCATTTGATGAATCCGTGGGTGTGGTCTTAGACTGGATTAATGCAGAACCTTCCCGCAAGAACCATACGCTGGTAATTATTGTTGCTGACCATGACTGCGGTGGATTTGCGGTTAATGGGCCATATGGCAGCTTGTCAAATGCAGGTGATATCGTAGAAGCAGGATGGACAAGCGGAGACCATACAGCCGGTGATACAATAATCTGGAGTCAGGGGCCGGGAAGCCACTATTTAGGCAAGGCCCTTGACAACACAGACCTGTTTTCTATAATGAAGAAAGTTTTGAGGTAA
- a CDS encoding phosphate ABC transporter substrate-binding protein has product MKKFLMLLISVLFIFSVAGYSYAEDIKIDGSTTVLPIAQKAAEVFMKKNQNIKVYVSGSGSGTGIKALIDGTTHIATSSREAKDKEINSAKAKNIILNGHKIALDGIVPIVHPSMNIKELTLEQLRDIYNGKIQSWKELGGPNRPISVVSRDTSSGTYEVWEEKVLKGDKVRADALLVASNGQAVQTVAKNKYAIGYIGIGYLDKTVKAVMVNGKTATPQSIRDGSWPIARPLFMYTNGKPEGVIAKFIDFMLSKEGQKVVNEVKYVSIK; this is encoded by the coding sequence ATGAAAAAGTTTTTAATGCTGTTAATTTCAGTCTTGTTTATTTTTTCTGTTGCCGGATATTCTTATGCAGAAGACATCAAGATAGACGGTTCAACAACTGTTCTACCAATTGCTCAGAAGGCAGCCGAAGTTTTTATGAAAAAGAATCAAAATATTAAAGTTTATGTTTCAGGGAGCGGCTCTGGTACAGGAATTAAAGCTTTAATAGATGGAACTACCCACATAGCTACAAGTTCCCGCGAAGCAAAAGATAAAGAAATTAATTCGGCAAAAGCCAAAAACATTATTTTGAATGGTCACAAAATAGCTCTTGATGGTATTGTTCCGATAGTACACCCGTCAATGAATATAAAAGAGCTAACATTAGAACAGTTAAGAGATATTTACAATGGCAAAATACAAAGTTGGAAGGAACTTGGCGGTCCAAATAGACCTATCTCTGTAGTGTCAAGAGATACAAGTTCAGGAACTTATGAAGTCTGGGAAGAAAAAGTATTAAAAGGCGACAAAGTAAGAGCAGATGCTTTATTGGTTGCTTCAAATGGACAGGCTGTGCAGACAGTTGCAAAGAACAAATACGCTATAGGATATATTGGGATTGGATATCTTGACAAAACCGTTAAGGCTGTTATGGTAAATGGCAAGACAGCAACTCCGCAAAGTATTCGTGATGGTTCATGGCCTATAGCAAGGCCGCTATTTATGTACACAAATGGAAAGCCTGAAGGAGTTATCGCTAAATTTATTGATTTTATGCTTTCAAAAGAAGGTCAGAAAGTTGTAAATGAAGTTAAATACGTAAGCATAAAATAA